One Burkholderia vietnamiensis LMG 10929 genomic window, CCCCATTCCGCCGATACCGCCCCACGTGGCCAGCGCCTCGATCGTCCACGCGGTGTCGCCGCCCGCCAGGTGCTCGACGGCCGACACGATGGCATTCGTTTCGACGCGCCGCACGGGATCGGTCGGCGCGTACTGGCCGAAGTCGATGCCGGTCCAGCCCGACATGAACACCAGCGAGCCATCGTACGACACGTAGCGGCGGTACTCGTCGAACTTGGCCTGCGCCTTTTCGTCGGTTTCGTCGACGATCACCGTGACGAGGTTGTAAATCAGCACCTTGGACGGATCGCGGCCTGCCGCGGCGGCCTGCGCACGCACGTCGGCCACGTAGCGTGCGAGCTGCTCGCGGGTCGGCGCGGCGACGAACACGCATTCCGCGTGCTGTGCGGCGAATGCCTTGCCGGGGCCGGACGCGCCGGCCTGGAACAGCACCGGCGTGCGCTGCGGCGACGGTTCGCACAGGTGGTAGCCGGGCACGTCGAAGAAGCGGCCCTTGTGGCCGATCTCGTGCACTTTCTCGGGATGCGTGAACACGCGGCCGTCACGATCGCGCACCACCGCGCCATCCTCCCAGCTGCCCTCGAACAGCTTGTACAGCACCTCGACGTATTCGGCCGCGACCGCGTAGCGGTCGTCGTGCGTGCGCAGGCCCTGGTCGCCGACGTTCTTCGCGCCGCTCTCCAGGTACGACGTGACGATGTTCCACGCGAGCCGGCCCTTCGTGTGATGGTCGGCCGTCGACAGGCGGCGCGCGAACGTGTACGGGTGCTCGAACGTCGTCGACGCGGTGATGCCGATCCCGAGATGCTCGGTCGCCATCGCGATCGGCGCGGCAAGCTGCAGCGGATCGTTGACCGGGATCTGCGCCGCCTGATGCAGCGCGTGATAGTTGCTGCCCTGGTAGACGTCGTAATAGCCGATCACGTCCGCGATGAAGATCGCGTCGAAGATCCCGCGCTCGAGCACGCGGGCGAGGTCGGTCCAGTAGTCGAGGTCCTTGTACTGCCACGAGCGGTCGCGCGGATGCGCCCACAGGCCCGGCGACTGGTGGCCGACGCAGTTCATCTCGAACGCGTTGAAACGGATCGTCTTGCTCATCGTGCGCCTCCCGCTTCCACGCCGGTGCCCGCACCGTTGCCGACGCGCCAGACGAACGGCGGCGTGCGGCCGTTGACGACCCAGTCGCCGACGATCCGCGCCTTGTAGACGAGCGGATTGTGCGACGACACCGTGCGCGCGTTGCGCCAGTGGCGGTCGAGTGCGGTCGTGGTGCGCGTCGCGGACGCGCCGAGCGCGTCGAACAGGCGCGTCGCCGCGCGCAGCACGAGTTCGGACACGACGAGCTGGCTCTGCGCGGATTCGATCTCGGCCGCGACGTTCGCCGCGTGCTCGATCGCTTCGTCGTCGCCGAAGCGCGCTTCATAGGCCTGTTGCAGCGGCTGCGCGGCGCGCAGCGCGAGCGCGTCGGCCGCATACGCCCACGACGCGATCTCGCCGATCACCTGCTGCAGCTGCACGTCGTCGCCCGCGCGCGGTGCGTTGCCGTGGCTGTACACGCGCGTCCGGTTGCGCACGAGCTCGCCGGCGTCGCGTACGATCGCGTGGCCGATGCCGGCCAGCGTCGCGACGTGGAACAACTGGTAGAACGCGGTCTGGTACTTGAAGCGGCGCGCGAAGTCGATTACGTGCTCGGCATCGACGGTCGCATCCTCGAAGCGCGTGGTGCCGCTGCCGGTCGTGGTCTGGCCGAAGCCGTCCCAGTCGTCCTCGCGGATCACGCCGGGCTGCGCGGTCGCGACCGCGACGATCACGTCGCTGCTGTCGTGCGCGCGCTGCGCGAACACGTCGATCCAGTCGGCGAACAGGCTGCCGGTGCTGTAGAACTTCCGGCCGTTCAGCACGAGCCGGCCGTTGCGCTCCGACACCTTCGTTACGGTCTGGCCGAGCGGCACGTCGCCGGCCTCCGACCATGCGTTGCCGACCAGCTGGCCGCTTGCGAAGCGATCGAACCAGGTCGTGCGCTGCGGCCCGGACGGGGCGTTCAGCCAGTCCTCGACGAACGCGAAATGCCCGCGCAATGCCTGCGGCAGATTGGAATCGGCGCCGGCCAGTTCGGTCAGCAGCCGGAACAGCTGCGGCAGCGAGGCGCCGGCGCCGCCGGCGCTGGCCGGCAGCCGCACCGCGCCGAAGCCTGCGGCCTTCAACCAGCCGATCGCCTCGTGCGGCAACTCGCGGCGGCGTTCGCGTTCGGCGGTGCCCGTGGCGATGCGCTCGAAGATCGGCCTGAACCGGCTCGCGAGCGCGTCGTAGTCGGTACCGGTGGATAGGTCGGGGGCAGCGTGCAACGAAGTCATGCGGTGTTCCTCGAAGAGCGGGCCGATTGCGCCGGGAGGCCAGTATAGGAAGCGCGACATGCGCGTTCCAATAACGGATTCGCAGATCGTTATCGTCGCTGCGTATTACCGCAGGTGCACCGCGATGCGGCGACGCCGGCGCGTCGATTGCGGCGCCGAAGCGCGTGTCGCCGGCGCCGATCGGGTCGTTTGTTATCCGGAGGAATATCGTTCCGAGAATCGCTCGTTTTTCCGGCCCGCGCTGCGCTGCTAGATTGAGTGCTTTCGTCATTCGACAGGAGAACCCGATGTCAGACACGAGCGCGACGATTCAGGAGCAGCCAGCCGATGTGCAACCACCCGCGGCCCGCGTGATCGCCGACGATGCGCAGGCGATCGCAGCCGCGCACGCGCTGGCGAAGCGGCTCGCGGAAGATGCCGCCGAGCGTGATCGCACGCGCCGCCTGCCGCGCGACGAAATCGAATGGTTCTCGCAGTCGGGGCTGTGGGCGATCACGGTGCCGAAGGCATACGGCGGCGCAGGCGTGTCGCATGTCACGCTGACCGAGGTCGTCAAGATCGTCGCGGCGGCCGATCCGTCGCTCGGGCAGCTG contains:
- a CDS encoding LLM class flavin-dependent oxidoreductase; translation: MSKTIRFNAFEMNCVGHQSPGLWAHPRDRSWQYKDLDYWTDLARVLERGIFDAIFIADVIGYYDVYQGSNYHALHQAAQIPVNDPLQLAAPIAMATEHLGIGITASTTFEHPYTFARRLSTADHHTKGRLAWNIVTSYLESGAKNVGDQGLRTHDDRYAVAAEYVEVLYKLFEGSWEDGAVVRDRDGRVFTHPEKVHEIGHKGRFFDVPGYHLCEPSPQRTPVLFQAGASGPGKAFAAQHAECVFVAAPTREQLARYVADVRAQAAAAGRDPSKVLIYNLVTVIVDETDEKAQAKFDEYRRYVSYDGSLVFMSGWTGIDFGQYAPTDPVRRVETNAIVSAVEHLAGGDTAWTIEALATWGGIGGMGPVFVGSAATVADILQEWVAATDVDGFNLAYAVAHETFEDVVHHLVPELQRRGVYPSAYAPGTLREKLFGGSARLPDEHPAAQFRDIEQVKREAEREAVGA
- a CDS encoding acyl-CoA dehydrogenase family protein; amino-acid sequence: MTSLHAAPDLSTGTDYDALASRFRPIFERIATGTAERERRRELPHEAIGWLKAAGFGAVRLPASAGGAGASLPQLFRLLTELAGADSNLPQALRGHFAFVEDWLNAPSGPQRTTWFDRFASGQLVGNAWSEAGDVPLGQTVTKVSERNGRLVLNGRKFYSTGSLFADWIDVFAQRAHDSSDVIVAVATAQPGVIREDDWDGFGQTTTGSGTTRFEDATVDAEHVIDFARRFKYQTAFYQLFHVATLAGIGHAIVRDAGELVRNRTRVYSHGNAPRAGDDVQLQQVIGEIASWAYAADALALRAAQPLQQAYEARFGDDEAIEHAANVAAEIESAQSQLVVSELVLRAATRLFDALGASATRTTTALDRHWRNARTVSSHNPLVYKARIVGDWVVNGRTPPFVWRVGNGAGTGVEAGGAR